A DNA window from Insulibacter thermoxylanivorax contains the following coding sequences:
- a CDS encoding RluA family pseudouridine synthase, with amino-acid sequence MNDKTKFELEHGEVLEWTFDESEAGERIDKLVTESIEGTSRSAVQQWFKEGRVTVNGKVVKANYRPDAGDEVRVEIPEPEDLDIKAENIPLDIVYEDADLLVVNKPRGMVVHPAPGHTSGTLVNALMYHCKDLSGINGVLRPGIVHRIDKDTSGLLMVAKSDRAHASLSAQLKEHSITRKYIAVVHGRIEHLKGTVDAPIGRDPKDRKMFTVTDRNSKPAVTHFAVLEHIGDFTLLELALETGRTHQIRVHMKFIGHPLVGDPMYSREKDRSRYIDGQALHAAVLGFVHPVNGQYMEFSAPLPEEMTMLLKRLRSM; translated from the coding sequence CCGGGGAGCGGATCGATAAACTGGTTACGGAGTCCATCGAGGGCACGTCGCGCTCGGCGGTACAGCAATGGTTCAAAGAAGGACGGGTTACCGTCAACGGCAAAGTTGTCAAAGCCAATTATCGGCCGGATGCGGGGGATGAAGTGCGGGTGGAGATCCCGGAACCGGAGGATCTTGATATCAAGGCGGAGAATATCCCCCTCGATATCGTCTATGAGGATGCGGACTTACTCGTCGTGAACAAGCCCCGCGGCATGGTCGTGCATCCGGCACCGGGACATACCTCGGGTACGCTGGTGAATGCGCTGATGTATCACTGCAAGGACTTGTCCGGCATCAACGGCGTTCTGCGTCCGGGGATCGTGCATCGCATCGACAAGGACACCTCGGGACTGCTCATGGTCGCGAAGTCCGATCGCGCCCATGCGTCTCTGTCCGCACAGCTCAAAGAACATTCGATTACGCGGAAGTATATCGCCGTAGTTCACGGCCGGATCGAGCACCTCAAGGGAACCGTGGATGCGCCGATCGGCCGCGATCCGAAGGATCGCAAGATGTTCACGGTGACCGACCGCAACAGCAAACCGGCGGTGACGCATTTTGCGGTATTGGAGCATATCGGTGACTTCACGCTGCTGGAGCTGGCCCTGGAGACGGGCCGAACCCATCAGATCCGCGTTCATATGAAGTTCATCGGCCATCCCCTTGTCGGCGATCCGATGTACAGCCGGGAGAAGGATCGCAGCCGCTACATCGACGGTCAGGCGCTGCATGCTGCTGTGCTGGGGTTCGTGCATCCGGTGAACGGTCAGTATATGGAGTTCTCGGCGCCCTTGCCCGAGGAGATGACAATGCTGCTCAAGCGGCTGCGATCGATGTGA
- a CDS encoding N-acetyldiaminopimelate deacetylase, with protein sequence MSKFREIRRELHRIPEPGFQEVKTQALLLKYLRQLPADRVEIKTWCTGILVRIKGTIGKRRIAYRADIDGLPITEETSYEFRSEHEGYMHACGHDMHMAIAVGVASHFAHHPIEDDVIVIFQPAEEGPGGAEPMMRSEEYRAWKPDLILALHIAPEYPVGQIAVRPGTLFARTAEIFIELKGKGGHAAYPHQAKDMIIAAAQLVMQLQTIISRNLDPLDAAVITIGKITGGVRQNVIAERVRLEGTIRTLSDAATKTVRSRIEDILHGIEAGYGCEATVEYGADYVQVDNDEALTKEFMAWMRGEQQQVEEPLRMELVECGAAMTGEDFGFFLTETPGFMFWLGVDSPYGLHHAKLEPKEEAIDQAISLVTRYITWKSRQHAGKEQRDR encoded by the coding sequence ATGTCTAAGTTCAGGGAGATTCGCAGAGAGCTTCACCGCATTCCGGAACCGGGGTTCCAGGAAGTGAAGACGCAAGCGCTGCTGCTCAAGTATCTTCGGCAGCTGCCGGCAGACCGAGTAGAGATCAAAACATGGTGCACCGGCATCTTGGTACGGATTAAAGGCACCATCGGCAAACGCCGCATCGCCTATCGCGCCGATATCGACGGCTTGCCGATCACTGAGGAAACATCCTATGAATTCCGTTCCGAACATGAAGGCTATATGCACGCTTGCGGCCATGATATGCATATGGCGATCGCTGTGGGCGTAGCATCGCATTTTGCTCATCACCCGATCGAAGATGATGTGATTGTCATCTTCCAGCCCGCCGAAGAGGGTCCCGGCGGCGCCGAACCGATGATGCGGAGCGAGGAATACCGTGCATGGAAACCGGATCTGATCTTGGCCTTACATATTGCTCCAGAATACCCCGTCGGCCAGATCGCTGTTCGTCCGGGCACCTTATTCGCGCGCACGGCGGAGATCTTCATCGAGCTGAAAGGCAAGGGCGGGCATGCGGCTTATCCCCACCAAGCCAAGGATATGATCATTGCAGCCGCCCAGCTGGTGATGCAGCTGCAGACGATCATCTCACGCAATCTCGATCCCCTCGATGCAGCGGTGATCACGATCGGCAAGATCACGGGAGGCGTGCGCCAGAACGTGATCGCCGAACGGGTGCGTTTGGAAGGGACGATCCGTACCCTGTCGGATGCCGCGACGAAGACGGTGCGAAGCAGGATCGAGGATATTCTGCACGGGATCGAGGCAGGCTATGGATGTGAGGCGACGGTGGAGTATGGGGCGGATTATGTTCAGGTGGACAACGATGAAGCGCTGACGAAGGAATTCATGGCTTGGATGCGAGGGGAGCAGCAGCAGGTCGAGGAGCCCTTGCGCATGGAACTCGTCGAATGCGGCGCCGCGATGACGGGCGAAGATTTCGGTTTCTTCCTCACGGAAACGCCGGGCTTTATGTTCTGGTTAGGCGTGGATTCTCCCTATGGGCTGCACCATGCGAAGCTGGAGCCGAAGGAGGAAGCGATTGACCAGGCGATCAGTTTGGTGACGCGTTACATCACATGGAAATCCCGGCAGCATGCAGGTAAGGAACAGCGGGACCGCTGA
- the pyrR gene encoding bifunctional pyr operon transcriptional regulator/uracil phosphoribosyltransferase PyrR, which translates to MEIKHEIMDEVSIRRALTRIAHEILERNKGVDDCTFIGIRTRGIYLARRIAERIQEIEGVTVPVAELDVTRYRDDLNEGKRSVQEIVQMPIDVHNKIAILCDDVLYTGRTVRAAMDALIDHGRPRMIQLAVLVDRGHRELPIRADYVGKNVPSSKQEQIVVQLKEKDGIDQVVIKQRGR; encoded by the coding sequence ATGGAAATCAAACACGAGATCATGGATGAAGTTTCAATCAGACGGGCTTTGACCCGCATCGCGCACGAGATTCTGGAGAGGAACAAAGGAGTGGATGATTGCACCTTCATCGGTATTCGCACTCGCGGCATCTACTTGGCAAGACGCATCGCAGAGCGCATTCAAGAGATCGAAGGGGTAACCGTGCCGGTGGCGGAACTGGATGTGACCCGCTACCGGGATGATCTGAACGAAGGGAAGCGCTCGGTGCAGGAGATCGTGCAGATGCCGATCGATGTACACAACAAGATCGCCATCCTGTGTGACGATGTCCTGTATACCGGGAGAACGGTCAGAGCAGCGATGGATGCACTGATCGATCACGGCCGCCCGCGTATGATCCAGCTTGCTGTACTCGTCGACCGCGGACACCGTGAACTGCCGATACGCGCTGATTATGTCGGAAAGAATGTCCCTTCATCGAAACAGGAACAGATCGTCGTGCAGCTCAAAGAAAAAGACGGCATCGATCAAGTTGTGATCAAGCAAAGGGGGCGCTGA
- a CDS encoding aspartate carbamoyltransferase catalytic subunit encodes MIRTQTAAERSLLGLKGMSKQEIEAILERASYWANYPVKVTGQLAGKFVANMFFENSTRTRFSFELAEKRLGAEVLNFSAAVSSVQKGESIYDTVRTLESMGIDAGIIRLKPVGVLQELAQKIRIPLINAGDGNNEHPTQALLDIYTMRQHFGEIQGLTVSIIGDIQHSRVARSNLWGLRTMGAEVQFCAPPQMMAQDLEGQIRYVSIEEALRADVVMLLRLQLERHETGMIKSAEEYREQYGLTAERAKLLKPHAIIMHPAPVNRNVEIDDEVVEHEQSRIFTQIANGVPIRMAVIERAVG; translated from the coding sequence ATGATCCGTACGCAGACGGCAGCAGAGCGAAGCTTGCTGGGACTTAAGGGTATGAGCAAGCAAGAGATCGAAGCGATCCTGGAGAGGGCTTCCTACTGGGCGAACTATCCGGTGAAGGTGACCGGACAGCTGGCCGGCAAGTTCGTCGCGAATATGTTCTTCGAAAACAGCACGCGTACCCGCTTCTCCTTCGAGCTGGCAGAGAAACGGCTAGGAGCAGAGGTGTTGAATTTCTCCGCCGCCGTCTCCAGCGTTCAGAAGGGGGAATCGATCTACGATACCGTAAGAACGCTGGAGTCGATGGGGATCGACGCCGGCATCATCCGTTTGAAGCCTGTGGGTGTGCTGCAGGAACTGGCGCAGAAGATCAGGATTCCGCTGATCAATGCCGGAGACGGTAACAATGAACATCCGACGCAGGCGCTGCTTGATATCTACACGATGAGACAGCATTTCGGCGAGATTCAAGGTCTTACCGTATCGATCATCGGCGATATCCAGCACAGCCGCGTCGCTCGCTCTAACTTATGGGGGCTGCGTACGATGGGAGCAGAGGTCCAGTTCTGTGCACCGCCGCAGATGATGGCGCAGGATCTCGAGGGACAGATCCGCTATGTGAGCATCGAAGAAGCGCTGCGTGCAGATGTTGTCATGCTGCTGCGGCTGCAGCTGGAACGGCATGAGACGGGCATGATCAAGAGTGCGGAGGAGTACCGGGAACAGTATGGATTAACCGCGGAGCGGGCGAAGCTGCTGAAACCCCATGCGATCATCATGCATCCGGCGCCGGTGAATCGCAATGTGGAGATCGACGATGAGGTTGTCGAACATGAGCAGTCCCGCATCTTCACACAGATTGCCAATGGAGTGCCGATCCGCATGGCCGTGATCGAACGGGCGGTAGGCTGA
- a CDS encoding dihydroorotase, producing MGIWITGAKLLNSSTNELKYGSVLVEQGIITKITDEPAPTDLEGHEVIDAKGHLLSPGLIDMHVHFREPGYEYKETIATGTRAAARGGFTTVACMPNTNPVIDEPETLRYVYDKAAAEGSVRVLSYACITKGEQGEELTDFAALKQAGAIGFTDDGVGVQSAKVMKDAMKLAASLDLPIVAHCEDASLVVGAAVTEGEFAKRHGLKGIPNESEAIHVGRDILLAETTGVHYHVCHISTEQSIRLVRMGKELGVKVTTEVCPHHLLLSDEDIPDTMDANWKMNPPLRSPRDVEACIRGLEDGTIDMIVTDHAPHSAEEKARGLDAAPFGITGLETAFPLLYTKFVASGRWTLGFLLEKMTTIPAEVFRLPYGRLETGAPADLTLIDLDTERVVREEEFLSKGKNTPFVGWKLKGWPIMTMVDGKVVWQHQE from the coding sequence ATGGGAATCTGGATCACAGGTGCGAAGCTGCTTAACAGCAGTACGAACGAATTAAAGTACGGATCGGTCTTGGTCGAGCAGGGGATCATCACGAAGATCACCGATGAGCCGGCCCCCACGGACTTGGAAGGCCATGAGGTGATCGATGCGAAGGGACATCTGCTCTCACCGGGACTCATCGATATGCATGTGCATTTTCGCGAGCCGGGATATGAATACAAGGAGACGATTGCCACAGGAACGCGGGCAGCTGCGCGCGGCGGCTTCACGACGGTCGCTTGCATGCCGAATACGAATCCCGTCATTGACGAGCCGGAAACCCTGCGCTATGTCTACGACAAAGCAGCAGCCGAAGGCAGCGTGCGCGTTCTGTCCTACGCTTGCATCACCAAGGGGGAGCAAGGCGAGGAGTTGACGGATTTTGCGGCGCTGAAACAGGCTGGAGCGATCGGGTTTACCGATGACGGCGTCGGCGTGCAAAGTGCGAAGGTGATGAAGGATGCGATGAAGTTGGCCGCGTCCCTCGATCTGCCGATCGTCGCTCACTGCGAGGATGCCAGCTTGGTCGTCGGCGCTGCGGTAACGGAAGGGGAATTTGCCAAACGGCATGGGCTGAAGGGCATCCCGAACGAATCGGAGGCCATACATGTCGGCCGGGACATCCTGCTCGCTGAAACCACAGGGGTTCATTATCATGTGTGCCATATCAGCACGGAGCAGTCGATCCGCCTCGTTCGGATGGGCAAGGAACTCGGCGTGAAGGTGACGACGGAGGTCTGTCCGCATCATCTGCTGCTGTCGGATGAAGATATTCCGGATACGATGGATGCGAATTGGAAGATGAATCCTCCGCTGCGCAGCCCCCGCGATGTGGAGGCCTGCATCCGCGGTCTGGAAGACGGCACGATCGATATGATCGTCACCGACCATGCGCCGCACAGCGCGGAGGAGAAGGCGCGCGGTTTGGATGCCGCTCCTTTCGGTATCACCGGCCTGGAGACCGCCTTCCCGCTGCTCTATACGAAGTTCGTAGCTTCGGGACGCTGGACGCTGGGCTTCCTCTTGGAGAAGATGACGACCATACCGGCGGAGGTGTTCCGTCTTCCCTATGGCCGCCTTGAAACGGGAGCGCCGGCGGATCTGACCTTGATCGATCTGGACACGGAACGCGTCGTTCGCGAAGAAGAATTTCTCTCGAAGGGGAAGAACACGCCTTTCGTCGGCTGGAAGCTGAAGGGCTGGCCGATCATGACGATGGTAGACGGCAAAGTGGTCTGGCAGCATCAGGAATAA
- a CDS encoding carbamoyl phosphate synthase small subunit, whose product MQARLLLEDGTLFTGKAFGASSDAYGEVVFTTGVTGYQEVLTDPSYCGYIVTMTYPLIGNYGISRDDFESVRPYIQGLVVREQELVPSNWRAQYTLDSLLKEYDIPGISGIDTRMLTRKIRQAGTLKGLITTSDASVVELAERLGAYDVLKDQVARVSTKSMYISPGYGERIVVMDFGCKSSILRELTRRGCDIVVVPYDTTSEQIRRLHPDGILLSNGPGDPKRIPAAIRTISELLGEVPIFGICLGHLLLALACGADTAKLSCGHRGNHPVKELRSNRCYITSQNHSFTVLESSLAGTGLAVTHINSNDGSIEGLRHERYPAFSAQFHPEAAPGPKDSGYLFDEFLDLIREHKAVLTKQPSQVLFTAEKRKGELVYADQ is encoded by the coding sequence ATGCAGGCAAGATTGTTGTTGGAAGACGGCACCTTGTTCACCGGGAAGGCTTTTGGCGCAAGCAGCGATGCTTACGGCGAGGTGGTATTCACCACCGGGGTGACCGGGTATCAAGAAGTGCTGACGGATCCTTCGTACTGCGGCTATATCGTGACGATGACCTATCCGCTGATCGGCAATTACGGGATCAGCCGGGATGATTTTGAAAGCGTACGCCCTTACATTCAAGGTTTGGTCGTGCGCGAGCAGGAGCTGGTGCCGAGCAATTGGCGGGCGCAATATACCCTTGACAGTCTGTTGAAGGAGTACGATATCCCGGGGATCAGCGGCATCGATACGCGGATGTTGACGCGCAAGATTCGTCAAGCAGGCACGTTGAAGGGGCTGATCACAACTTCGGATGCATCTGTGGTAGAATTGGCTGAGCGGCTTGGCGCTTATGATGTGCTGAAGGATCAGGTAGCCCGCGTCTCGACCAAATCGATGTATATCAGCCCGGGCTACGGGGAGCGCATCGTGGTCATGGATTTTGGCTGCAAAAGCAGCATCCTGCGCGAACTGACGCGGCGCGGATGCGATATCGTGGTTGTGCCTTATGATACGACCAGCGAACAGATTCGCAGACTGCATCCCGACGGCATCCTGCTGTCCAATGGTCCCGGAGATCCGAAACGGATCCCCGCAGCGATTCGCACGATTTCTGAACTGCTCGGAGAAGTGCCGATCTTCGGCATCTGTTTGGGTCATCTGCTTCTGGCGCTGGCCTGCGGAGCGGACACGGCGAAACTGAGCTGCGGTCACCGGGGAAATCATCCGGTGAAGGAGCTTAGGAGCAATCGCTGCTATATCACTTCACAGAATCATAGCTTCACCGTACTTGAAAGTTCGCTGGCAGGCACCGGCCTTGCGGTTACTCACATCAACAGCAATGACGGCTCGATCGAAGGGCTGCGCCATGAGCGTTATCCGGCCTTCTCTGCACAGTTCCATCCAGAAGCGGCGCCGGGACCGAAGGATTCCGGTTACCTGTTCGATGAGTTTCTGGATCTGATCAGAGAACATAAGGCGGTGTTGACCAAGCAGCCGAGCCAAGTGTTATTCACAGCCGAGAAGCGGAAGGGAGAACTGGTATATGCCGATCAATAA
- the carB gene encoding carbamoyl-phosphate synthase large subunit gives MPINKDLKKILVIGSGPIVIGQAAEFDYAGTQACQALKEEGLEVVLINSNPATIMTDTNMADKVYIEPITPEFIAQIIRQERPDGLLPTLGGQTGLNMAVALAKAGVLERENVKLLGTQLSAIERAEDRDLFRELMRELEQPVPESTIVTSVQEAVDFADEIGYPIIVRPAYTLGGTGGGICHNEEELREVVTNGIRYSPIGQCLIEKSIAGMKEIEYEVMRDSNDNCIVVCNMENIDPVGVHTGDSIVVAPSQTLSDREYQMLRSAALKIIRALNIEGGCNVQFALDPHSFQYYVIEVNPRVSRSSALASKATGYPIAKMAAKIAIGYTLDEIINPVTGQTYAYFEPALDYVVTKIPRWPFDKFTTANRKLGTQMKATGEVMAIGRTFEESLHKAVRSLEIGTHRLYLKDTENLDDETLRTRLVHADDERLFLIAEAFRRGYELQEIQDLTKIDWWFLHKIEGLVRFEGRLREEELTPKLLYEAKRKGFTDLAIAELRAAANPGGPYTTEQEVREYRLKLGYKPVYKMVDTCAAEFESTTPYYYSTYETENEVIETDKQKVIVLGSGPIRIGQGIEFDYSTVHAVWAIQEAGYEAVIINNNPETVSTDFNTSDRLYFEPLFFEDVMNVIEQEKPLGVIVQFGGQTAINLAGKLAAAGVRILGSSLESIDTAEDRKKFEALLSSLNIAQPPGTTVTSVEEAVGAAAKLGYPVLVRPSYVLGGRAMEIVYNDQELLSYMEQAVKINPEHPVLIDRYMLGKETEVDAISDGETVLIPGIMEHVERAGVHSGDSIAVYPPQTISAELQQQMVDITVKIARALKVVGLINIQFVIHQDQVYVIEVNPRSSRTVPFLSKVTNIPMANVATRAILGAKLQDLGYETGLWKEDDYVSVKVPVFSFAKLRRVEPTLGPEMKSTGEVMGRDVNFAKALYKGLVGAGMKIPANGTIIATVADKDKDEAAELLKGFAKLGYHIMATSGTADVLEQKGLHVTRVKKLSEGSPNIIDLIRKGEAHLIINTLTKGRTPERDGFRIRREAVENGVVMMTSLDTVRALLQMLETINFSSAPMPV, from the coding sequence ATGCCGATCAATAAAGATCTTAAGAAAATCCTTGTCATCGGTTCCGGACCGATCGTCATCGGACAAGCTGCGGAATTCGACTATGCGGGAACGCAGGCTTGTCAGGCATTGAAGGAAGAAGGCTTGGAAGTCGTCCTGATCAACAGCAATCCAGCAACCATCATGACGGATACGAATATGGCGGACAAAGTTTATATCGAACCGATCACGCCGGAGTTCATCGCGCAGATCATCCGCCAGGAGCGCCCGGACGGGCTGCTGCCTACGCTCGGCGGTCAGACGGGACTGAATATGGCTGTGGCGCTGGCCAAAGCCGGTGTGCTGGAGCGGGAGAATGTGAAGCTGCTCGGCACTCAGCTGAGTGCGATCGAGCGGGCTGAGGACCGGGATCTGTTCCGCGAACTGATGCGGGAGCTGGAGCAGCCGGTTCCTGAGAGCACGATCGTGACCTCCGTACAGGAAGCCGTGGACTTCGCCGATGAGATCGGCTATCCGATCATCGTTCGACCGGCCTATACCCTCGGCGGCACCGGCGGCGGCATCTGCCATAACGAAGAAGAACTGCGCGAAGTCGTCACCAACGGCATCCGTTACAGCCCGATCGGCCAATGCTTGATCGAGAAGAGCATCGCCGGCATGAAAGAGATCGAATACGAAGTGATGCGCGATTCCAACGACAACTGCATCGTGGTGTGCAATATGGAAAACATCGATCCCGTCGGCGTACATACAGGGGATTCGATCGTTGTAGCGCCCAGCCAGACGTTGTCGGACCGCGAGTATCAGATGCTGCGCTCGGCTGCGCTGAAGATCATCCGCGCGCTGAACATCGAAGGCGGCTGCAACGTACAATTCGCGCTGGATCCGCACAGCTTCCAATATTATGTGATCGAAGTGAACCCGCGGGTAAGCCGTTCCTCGGCGCTCGCTTCGAAGGCGACGGGGTACCCGATCGCCAAGATGGCGGCGAAGATTGCCATCGGCTATACCCTTGATGAGATCATCAATCCGGTGACCGGCCAGACCTATGCCTATTTTGAGCCGGCCCTCGACTACGTCGTGACGAAGATCCCGCGCTGGCCCTTCGACAAATTCACCACGGCGAATCGCAAGCTGGGCACGCAGATGAAGGCGACGGGCGAAGTGATGGCCATCGGCCGCACCTTCGAGGAATCCTTGCATAAGGCGGTGCGCTCGCTGGAAATCGGTACCCATCGGCTGTATCTGAAGGATACGGAAAATCTGGATGATGAGACGCTGCGCACACGGCTCGTTCATGCAGATGATGAACGGTTGTTCTTAATCGCCGAAGCCTTCCGCCGCGGCTATGAACTGCAGGAGATTCAAGATCTCACGAAAATCGATTGGTGGTTCCTGCATAAGATCGAGGGGCTGGTGCGCTTCGAGGGCAGACTGCGCGAGGAGGAATTGACGCCGAAGCTCCTGTATGAAGCGAAGCGCAAAGGCTTCACCGATCTGGCGATTGCCGAACTGCGCGCGGCTGCCAATCCCGGCGGGCCGTACACCACGGAACAGGAAGTGCGCGAGTATCGCCTGAAGCTGGGCTATAAACCGGTATACAAGATGGTGGATACCTGCGCTGCTGAATTTGAATCGACGACACCTTACTACTATTCCACCTATGAGACGGAGAACGAGGTCATCGAGACGGACAAACAGAAGGTCATCGTTCTCGGTTCGGGCCCGATTCGCATCGGCCAAGGGATCGAATTTGACTATTCGACGGTTCATGCGGTATGGGCGATCCAAGAAGCCGGTTATGAAGCGGTGATCATCAACAACAACCCCGAGACGGTCTCAACGGACTTCAATACATCGGATCGCCTGTACTTCGAACCGCTCTTCTTCGAAGATGTCATGAATGTCATCGAGCAGGAGAAGCCGCTCGGCGTAATCGTTCAGTTCGGCGGGCAGACGGCGATCAACCTGGCCGGCAAGCTGGCTGCGGCAGGGGTGCGCATCCTCGGCTCGAGCCTAGAGAGCATCGATACGGCGGAGGACCGCAAGAAGTTCGAAGCCCTCCTCTCCAGCTTGAACATCGCCCAGCCGCCGGGAACGACGGTGACGAGCGTGGAAGAAGCCGTCGGCGCCGCAGCGAAGCTCGGATATCCCGTCCTCGTGCGCCCGTCCTATGTCCTCGGCGGCCGCGCGATGGAGATCGTGTACAATGATCAGGAGTTGCTGAGCTACATGGAGCAGGCAGTGAAGATCAATCCGGAGCACCCGGTCTTAATCGACCGATATATGCTCGGCAAGGAAACGGAAGTCGACGCCATCAGCGACGGTGAGACGGTGCTGATCCCGGGGATCATGGAGCATGTGGAACGCGCCGGTGTACATTCCGGCGACTCGATCGCTGTCTATCCGCCGCAGACGATCTCTGCAGAGCTGCAACAGCAGATGGTGGACATCACCGTGAAGATTGCACGCGCCCTTAAGGTTGTCGGGCTGATCAATATCCAGTTCGTCATCCATCAGGATCAGGTGTATGTGATCGAGGTGAATCCGCGTTCCTCGCGAACGGTGCCGTTCCTCTCGAAGGTGACGAATATCCCGATGGCGAACGTGGCGACGCGGGCGATCCTTGGAGCGAAGCTCCAAGACTTGGGCTACGAGACGGGTCTCTGGAAAGAAGATGACTATGTCTCGGTGAAGGTGCCGGTGTTCTCCTTCGCCAAGCTGCGCCGCGTGGAACCGACGCTGGGACCGGAGATGAAATCAACAGGGGAAGTCATGGGCCGCGATGTGAACTTTGCGAAGGCTCTCTACAAAGGCCTCGTCGGCGCTGGCATGAAGATCCCGGCGAACGGCACGATTATCGCTACGGTGGCGGATAAGGATAAGGACGAAGCGGCTGAGCTCTTGAAAGGTTTTGCGAAACTCGGATATCACATCATGGCGACGAGCGGCACGGCGGATGTGCTGGAGCAGAAAGGCCTGCATGTGACACGGGTGAAGAAACTGAGCGAAGGTTCGCCGAATATCATCGACTTGATTCGCAAGGGTGAAGCCCATCTGATCATCAACACGCTGACGAAGGGCAGAACGCCGGAGCGCGACGGTTTCCGCATCCGCCGCGAAGCCGTGGAGAACGGCGTCGTCATGATGACGTCCCTGGATACGGTAAGAGCGCTGCTGCAGATGCTGGAGACGATTAATTTCTCCTCGGCGCCGATGCCTGTTTAA
- the pyrF gene encoding orotidine-5'-phosphate decarboxylase, whose protein sequence is MTAAASRLMVALDYPNAAAAERLLTELKGIPCYMKVGMQLFYAAGPAFIERLQRDGYRVFLDLKMHDIPNTVKGAAQSIASMGVDMFNVHAAGGVKMMEAALAGAALAGTAAKEAGSTPEQPLVIAVTQLTSTDQRVLNEEIGIQGTVEDAVVHYARLARLAGLHGVVASPLEVKRIKETCDASFITVTPGIRPQGAERGDQSRVMTPGEAIRQGTDYIVVGRPITAAPSPRQAAEAILAEMAEALAELSSR, encoded by the coding sequence ATTACTGCGGCAGCTTCCCGGCTAATGGTGGCTCTCGATTACCCCAATGCTGCAGCGGCGGAGAGACTCCTTACGGAACTTAAGGGGATCCCCTGCTATATGAAAGTGGGCATGCAGCTGTTCTACGCTGCAGGCCCGGCTTTCATCGAACGCCTGCAACGCGACGGCTACCGCGTGTTCCTCGACCTGAAGATGCACGACATCCCGAACACCGTGAAGGGTGCAGCCCAGAGCATTGCGAGTATGGGCGTGGATATGTTCAATGTCCATGCGGCGGGCGGTGTGAAGATGATGGAGGCGGCTCTTGCGGGCGCGGCTCTTGCGGGCACTGCAGCCAAGGAAGCGGGAAGCACCCCTGAGCAGCCGCTGGTCATCGCTGTTACGCAGCTGACCAGCACGGATCAGAGGGTACTGAACGAGGAAATCGGCATTCAAGGCACGGTAGAAGATGCCGTCGTCCATTATGCGAGATTAGCTCGACTGGCGGGATTGCACGGCGTGGTCGCCTCGCCGCTGGAAGTGAAGCGGATCAAGGAGACCTGCGATGCATCGTTCATCACGGTAACCCCCGGCATTCGCCCGCAGGGAGCGGAGAGAGGCGATCAATCCCGTGTGATGACGCCAGGGGAAGCGATCCGCCAAGGAACGGATTATATCGTCGTCGGCCGGCCGATCACCGCTGCGCCCTCGCCGCGGCAGGCCGCCGAAGCGATCCTTGCGGAGATGGCGGAAGCGTTGGCGGAGTTGTCTAGCCGATAA
- the pyrE gene encoding orotate phosphoribosyltransferase, with amino-acid sequence MHTMDTKAQQIAKALLKIGAVNLSPKQPFTWTSGLKSPIYCDNRLTISYPEIRELIAEGFAELIREEYPETELIAGAATGGVPHAALVADRLKLPMVYVRSKPKGHGQGRMIEGVLKPGQKTIVIEDLISTGGSSLRVAQAVNEAGGKTLAVAAIFTYEFESAKEVFRAAGIALRTLSNYSTLIQEAAASGAIDEEELELLHRWRQNPAAYGTE; translated from the coding sequence ATGCATACAATGGACACCAAAGCGCAGCAGATCGCAAAGGCTCTTCTCAAAATCGGCGCGGTGAACCTCAGCCCGAAGCAGCCCTTCACCTGGACTTCGGGATTGAAGTCGCCGATCTATTGCGACAACCGCTTGACCATCTCCTATCCGGAGATTCGCGAGCTCATCGCGGAGGGGTTTGCAGAGCTGATCAGGGAGGAATATCCGGAGACGGAGCTGATCGCAGGAGCGGCTACCGGCGGGGTGCCACATGCAGCGCTTGTCGCTGACCGGTTGAAGCTGCCGATGGTCTATGTTCGCAGCAAACCCAAAGGTCACGGGCAAGGACGGATGATCGAAGGAGTACTTAAGCCCGGGCAAAAAACCATCGTGATCGAGGATCTGATCTCCACCGGCGGCAGCTCGCTGCGCGTCGCACAAGCGGTCAATGAAGCGGGAGGCAAGACTCTTGCCGTAGCGGCGATCTTCACCTATGAATTTGAATCGGCAAAGGAAGTTTTCCGCGCTGCGGGGATCGCGCTGCGTACGCTGTCCAATTATTCCACTCTCATCCAGGAAGCAGCAGCGAGCGGAGCGATCGATGAGGAAGAGTTGGAGCTGCTGCATCGCTGGAGACAGAATCCCGCTGCCTACGGTACGGAATGA